A genomic region of Polypterus senegalus isolate Bchr_013 chromosome 17, ASM1683550v1, whole genome shotgun sequence contains the following coding sequences:
- the LOC120518017 gene encoding cytosolic 5'-nucleotidase 3-like isoform X1, whose product MAITIWQHLGKYKVPELHNVSVHIRDRKKVEDTLECFRKGGPSRVQVISDFDMTLTRFAYNGTRVPTCHNIIDNSRLISEEGKKKLKDLLNTYYPIEIDPAFTVEEKLPFMVEWWTKAHNFLVAEKIQKSQITRVVKESNVMLREGFEVFFRQLHKNGIPLFIFSAGIGDILEEVIRQAGVFYSNITVVSNYMDFDGNGILQGFKGDLIHTYNKHEGALKNSGHFEKLDDKRNVILLGDSLGDLQMADGVENMENILKIGYLNDKVDKLRGQYLEGYDIVLEKDETLNVVNAILQYISAQN is encoded by the exons ATGGCTATAACTATTTGGCAGCACCTGGGCAAATACAAG GTGCCAGAGCTTCATAACGTGTCAGTCCATATACGTGACAGGAAGAAGGTAGAAGACACATTAGAGTGCTTTCGCAAAGGAGGACCCAGCAGAGTGCAG GTCATTTCTGATTTTGACATGACTCTAACCAGATTTGCCTACAATGGGACACGTGTCCCCACTTGTCACA atattattGACAACAGCAGGCTGATTTCAGAAGAAGGGAAAAAGAAG CTTAAGGACCTGTTAAATACGTACTACCCAATTGAAATTGATCCTGCCTTCACTGTTGAAGAGAAGCTGCCATTCATGGTGGAATG GTGGACAAAAGCACATAACTTTCTTGTTGCCGAGAAGATTCAGAAATCTCAAATAACTCGGGTTGTAAAGGAGTCCAATGTTATGCTCAG GGAAGGTTTTGAAGTCTTTTTCAGGCAGCTACACAAGAATGGCATTCCTCTGTTCATTTTCTCTGCTGGAATTGGAGACATCCTTGAGGAGGTCATTCGGCAGGCTGGTGTTTTCTACTCCAACATCACTGTTGTCTCCAACTACATGGACTTTGATGGAAAT GGCATTTTGCAGGGGTTCAAAGGTGATCTCATTCACACGTACAACAAGCATGAAGGAGCTCTGAAGAATTCTGGCCATTTTGAGAAACTTGACGATAAACGTAATGTCATCTTGTTGGGTGACTCCTTGGGAGACCTCCAGATGGCTGATGGAGTTGAGAACATGGAAAACATCCTGAAGATTGGTTATCTGAATGACAAG GTGGACAAGCTTAGGGGCCAGTATTTGGAGGGTTATGACATTGTGTTGGAGAAGGACGAAACGCTGAACGTTGTGAACGCCATTCTGCAGTACATCTCGGCTCAGAACTGA
- the LOC120518017 gene encoding cytosolic 5'-nucleotidase 3A-like isoform X2: MVPELHNVSVHIRDRKKVEDTLECFRKGGPSRVQVISDFDMTLTRFAYNGTRVPTCHNIIDNSRLISEEGKKKLKDLLNTYYPIEIDPAFTVEEKLPFMVEWWTKAHNFLVAEKIQKSQITRVVKESNVMLREGFEVFFRQLHKNGIPLFIFSAGIGDILEEVIRQAGVFYSNITVVSNYMDFDGNGILQGFKGDLIHTYNKHEGALKNSGHFEKLDDKRNVILLGDSLGDLQMADGVENMENILKIGYLNDKVDKLRGQYLEGYDIVLEKDETLNVVNAILQYISAQN, from the exons ATG GTGCCAGAGCTTCATAACGTGTCAGTCCATATACGTGACAGGAAGAAGGTAGAAGACACATTAGAGTGCTTTCGCAAAGGAGGACCCAGCAGAGTGCAG GTCATTTCTGATTTTGACATGACTCTAACCAGATTTGCCTACAATGGGACACGTGTCCCCACTTGTCACA atattattGACAACAGCAGGCTGATTTCAGAAGAAGGGAAAAAGAAG CTTAAGGACCTGTTAAATACGTACTACCCAATTGAAATTGATCCTGCCTTCACTGTTGAAGAGAAGCTGCCATTCATGGTGGAATG GTGGACAAAAGCACATAACTTTCTTGTTGCCGAGAAGATTCAGAAATCTCAAATAACTCGGGTTGTAAAGGAGTCCAATGTTATGCTCAG GGAAGGTTTTGAAGTCTTTTTCAGGCAGCTACACAAGAATGGCATTCCTCTGTTCATTTTCTCTGCTGGAATTGGAGACATCCTTGAGGAGGTCATTCGGCAGGCTGGTGTTTTCTACTCCAACATCACTGTTGTCTCCAACTACATGGACTTTGATGGAAAT GGCATTTTGCAGGGGTTCAAAGGTGATCTCATTCACACGTACAACAAGCATGAAGGAGCTCTGAAGAATTCTGGCCATTTTGAGAAACTTGACGATAAACGTAATGTCATCTTGTTGGGTGACTCCTTGGGAGACCTCCAGATGGCTGATGGAGTTGAGAACATGGAAAACATCCTGAAGATTGGTTATCTGAATGACAAG GTGGACAAGCTTAGGGGCCAGTATTTGGAGGGTTATGACATTGTGTTGGAGAAGGACGAAACGCTGAACGTTGTGAACGCCATTCTGCAGTACATCTCGGCTCAGAACTGA